A single window of Nicotiana tomentosiformis chromosome 1, ASM39032v3, whole genome shotgun sequence DNA harbors:
- the LOC104093331 gene encoding uncharacterized protein, producing MGEVNTTHADQEKHLSSSSSSSSELSECEELQRLEEAPPFWRNPNKRLSKQLSMCEIPRDIAWEKRRRQFLHQERKKNIIGIQDHDDVTDEDLNELKGCIELGFGFNEEEGQRLCSTLPALDLYFAVNRQYSTSPISSPGSNKGSLSSPGSSTSLGPGFRSSSFGSPRSDPADAWKICSPGDDPQQVKTKLRHWAQAVACSVKQSY from the exons ATGGGGGAGGTTAATACTACTCATGCGGACCAGGAGAAACATTTGTCATCATCGTCGTCGTCTTCGAGTGAATTATCAGAATGCGAGGAGTTACAACGTTTAGAAGAGGCACCACCCTTTTGGAGGAACCCTAATAAGAGGTTATCGAAGCAACTTTCCATGTGCGAGATTCCACGTGACATTGCATGGGAGAAACGACGTCGTCAGTTTCTCCATCAAGAGAGGAAAAAGAATATAATTGGGATTCAAGATCATGACGATGTAACGGACGAGGATCTCAACGAACTCAAAGGTTGCATAGAATTAGGGTTTGGATTTAACGAAGAAGAAGGCCAGAGGCTCTGTAGCACGTTGCCGGCGCTAGATCTTTATTTTGCAGTGAACCGTCAATACTCGACGAGCCCTATATCTTCACCAG GTAGCAATAAAGGTTCCTTATCCTCTCCAGGTTCCTCAACTTCTCTTGGACCTGGATTTAGATCCTCGTCGTTTGGAAGCCCTAGGAGTGATCCTGCTGATGCTTGGAAGATTTGTAGCCCAG GTGATGATCCTCAACAAGTTAAGACAAAGTTGAGGCATTGGGCACAGGCAGTGGCTTGTTCTGTCAAGCAGTCTTATTGA